The proteins below are encoded in one region of Legionella antarctica:
- a CDS encoding IS3 family transposase translates to MNFSLDEKRVMIDPLAELTIREQCLLLDLPVSSYYYSAKPISVEDEALMALLDEHYLQYPCEGKIKRARWLSKEVGYPVGKRRVKKLMEMMGLSTVYPKPNTSVPNKEHEVFPYLLKEVDITKPNQVWAADITYIRMKGKHVYLVAIMDWYSRYVIGWAISPTMEAEFCIEALRNALLHSRCEIFNTDQGSQFTSKDWINTLKSHHISISMDGRGRYLDNIFIERLWRSVKQEKIYRYDFDTIEEVELADMGPHVWNKIKEK, encoded by the coding sequence ATGAACTTTAGTCTGGATGAAAAGCGCGTCATGATTGATCCTCTTGCCGAGCTCACCATTCGTGAACAATGCTTGCTATTAGACTTGCCTGTTTCAAGTTATTATTATAGTGCCAAGCCCATTTCTGTCGAAGATGAAGCGCTTATGGCGCTACTTGATGAGCACTATCTGCAGTATCCATGTGAAGGTAAAATTAAGCGGGCAAGATGGCTGTCAAAAGAAGTAGGCTATCCTGTTGGTAAACGTCGAGTAAAAAAGTTGATGGAAATGATGGGGTTATCGACTGTTTACCCAAAGCCAAATACAAGCGTTCCCAATAAGGAGCATGAGGTGTTCCCTTATTTATTAAAAGAGGTGGATATCACCAAACCAAATCAGGTTTGGGCCGCAGATATCACCTACATCCGCATGAAAGGAAAGCATGTGTATTTAGTAGCTATTATGGACTGGTATAGTCGTTATGTGATTGGATGGGCTATTTCACCTACTATGGAGGCTGAATTTTGTATTGAGGCGCTTAGAAACGCTTTGCTGCATTCGCGTTGTGAGATCTTTAACACGGATCAGGGTTCTCAATTTACCTCAAAAGATTGGATAAATACGCTAAAATCTCACCACATTTCTATCAGCATGGATGGGCGAGGACGTTATTTAGATAATATATTTATCGAGCGATTGTGGCGTAGTGTTAAGCAAGAAAAAATCTACCGGTATGATTTTGATACAATTGAAGAGGTTGAGCTGGCTGATATGGGTCCGCATGTCTGGAACAAAATTAAGGAAAAATAA
- the bla gene encoding class A beta-lactamase produces MNLSSVSHYSSMLKIKSNLKCGVFCFVFSLNCFAANNETELSKKIAAIEKKSNSIMGITAIYIEQNKMIVHNSDKRFFMASTIKLPIALAFLHRVDEKKDSLSRVIKLDLHNSVPGSGTLYHLFEKRKLSLSLQQILKHMLSNSDNSASDTLLQAVNGPDYVTKRMYALGFKNILINRSILEMFLDTNHVDHSLLKKPRPVFFWQKTFNSIPLEQKKVAWQHFQNDVRDTTTPEDMAKLLVKIYKKQALSESSTNILMKIMEQCRTGRSRIKGLLPANVKVAHKTGTWAIYEQDYLRYAGSKKLYRFASDVGIITLPHNKGHIAIAVYIKSREASDYSRSRAIALASRAVYDHFMKQ; encoded by the coding sequence ATGAACTTATCATCAGTTTCGCACTATTCCAGCATGTTAAAGATAAAGAGTAACTTAAAGTGCGGGGTGTTTTGCTTTGTATTTTCTTTGAACTGTTTCGCCGCTAATAATGAGACTGAGCTTTCAAAAAAAATCGCTGCTATCGAAAAAAAATCGAACTCTATTATGGGTATTACAGCCATTTATATAGAGCAGAATAAGATGATTGTCCATAATAGTGATAAGCGTTTTTTTATGGCAAGTACAATTAAATTGCCAATTGCTTTAGCTTTTTTGCATCGCGTTGATGAAAAAAAAGATTCATTAAGTCGGGTTATTAAGCTCGATTTGCATAACTCAGTTCCTGGCTCTGGAACCCTATATCATTTATTTGAAAAAAGAAAACTCAGCTTGTCTTTGCAACAAATACTTAAGCATATGTTAAGTAACAGTGATAACAGCGCGAGCGATACTCTATTGCAGGCAGTAAATGGCCCTGATTATGTAACGAAACGCATGTATGCCCTCGGATTCAAAAATATTTTAATAAATCGTTCCATTCTGGAAATGTTCCTGGATACAAATCATGTAGACCATTCTTTGTTAAAAAAACCTCGACCGGTATTTTTTTGGCAAAAAACATTTAACAGCATTCCTCTTGAGCAAAAGAAAGTGGCATGGCAGCATTTTCAAAATGACGTGCGAGACACAACCACTCCTGAAGATATGGCTAAATTATTAGTGAAAATATATAAAAAACAGGCTCTTTCAGAATCCAGTACCAATATTCTGATGAAGATTATGGAGCAATGCAGAACAGGCAGAAGTAGAATAAAAGGATTGCTCCCTGCAAATGTAAAAGTAGCTCATAAAACTGGCACATGGGCGATATACGAACAAGATTATTTAAGATATGCAGGATCTAAAAAACTCTATCGCTTTGCCAGTGATGTTGGAATTATCACCTTGCCTCATAATAAAGGGCATATTGCGATTGCTGTATATATTAAATCACGGGAAGCGAGTGACTATTCACGAAGTCGCGCCATTGCTTTAGCTAGCCGGGCTGTTTATGATCACTTTATGAAACAATAA